The genomic stretch AGGCGCCGGGGCATGTCGGGGGCGACCGTCGTTTCGATCCCGACAGCCTCGAAGGCTTCACCGATGCGCTCGGCGCGAGCGCTCTCCCCGCCGTCGGGGTCGCCGAGGACGACCTCGCCGGTTCCGGTACATTCGACGCGGCCCGGTTCTTCGAGCCGTGCCCCGTAGGTTGCGGTGCCGGCGAGCACCGGGGCGTCGAGCTCGGCCGCGAGGCGTTCCTCATTGCCGAGCCCGTTCTGTAACGAGAGTACGGCCCCGAACTCGCCGGTCGCGAGGGTTCGGGCGGCCTCGGCGGTGTCGTAGCTCTTGACGGCGACGCAGGCGAGGTCCGCAGCGAGGTCGGTCCCGTCGGTCGTCACGTGGGGGGTCGTGCGAAAGGGGAGCTCGCCGGAGATCCGGAGGCCGTCCTCTCGAGCTGCCCCGACGTGGGGGTCGCGGCCGACGAGCGTGACGCGGTGTTCGCGCGCGAGCATGCCGCCGAGGAGGCTGCCCAGGCTGCCCGCGCCGAAGACGACGACCTCCATTGTGCTCGTGCTAGTCTTCGGTCCAGTACATCAGCGCTTCCCTCGACTCCCCACAGCTGGGACAGTCGTCGGGGAGCCCGTCCTCGATGCGGCCCATCTCGCCACACTCCATGCAGCGCCACATCAGCTCGGCCTCGCCGAACTCCGCGTTCGAGCGGACGTGTTCGACGCTCATGGCCTCGTAGCCCTCGTGCATCGTGACGTAGAAGCCACCCTCGTCGAACCCACGGACCTTCCCCAGCCGATTGCCCTCGCCGTCGAAGACCGGCTGGCCGAAGCCGATCCGGGTCAGCTCCTCCTCGTCGACTCCGTCGGTTGGCTCTCCAGTGTTCATGAGAGTGATACGACGGCGAGCGATAAGATCCTGTCTGCGGCGGGAACCGATTTAGTTGAGATTATTGGCAGTAAATTTTATATACATATACTCATATACACATATCATGAACCGAGTATTCAGTACACTGAAAGGTGGGCTCGAGTGGGGGTTGTTCGCGGGGCTGGTGGTCGGGTACTACGGAGCGATCGCGATCGTGACGACCGGGCGGGAGGCCTATTCGAGGACGGTGGACGTCCGGAACCGTTCGCGCCGGCGGCCCTCGGTGTCGCTCGCCACCCCGCGGGAGGAGTAGTAATGGTCGGCGGACGGCGTCCGAGGGGGAGTCGGCCCGAAGGAGTATCGGTTCTCATATGATCGGGGTCCTGTCAGTAGCATGACCCCGGAGGTCAGCGCGCCGAGGACGCGGCTCGAATGGGGGATCTTCGTGGGACTGCTGCTCGCGTTCTACGCGATCGCCATGTTCCTCACGACGGGCGACGTCCCCTCCTCGCTGGCGATGGCCGTCATCGCCGGCCTGCCGCTTACGGGCGTCATCATCGTGGTGGTCGCCGCATGGCGGACCGTGACGGGGCAAACGGACTGATCGGTCGGTTCGGTCACATGAAGTCCGCGATCCCGCTCTGTTTGTCCCTGTGCACCTTTTTCCACCTCGGGATTCGCACTACGTGCGAACCACTCGGTGCAAAAATCCCCTCCAAAAAGGCCCTTCACTCGTTACACTCGCCACGGTAGAACTCACATGAAGTCCGCAATACCCGACTGTTTGTTCTTGTCGTTCTCGAAGATGCTCTCCAGCGAGGTGTCGAGGATCTTCAGGCGCTGTTTGGTGTACTCCCGGCAGCCGTACTCGTCGGCGACCTGGATCGCGGTGTTCATGTACTTGTTCACCGAGCCCTGGTGGACGGTCAGGTTCACGTTCCCGCCACAGTCCCGGCAGTCGCCCGAGAGCGGCATTCGCCGGTATTTCTTCCCGCAGGAGAGACAGCGCGTCTCCTGGCTGGAGAACGCCCTCAGATTGCCGATCAGGTCGGGCAGGAAGTGGTACTCGATGACGCGTTCGGCGACGTCCGTCTCGTCGACCGCCCGGAGCTTTCTCGCCAGCTCGAGCTGGGCGTCCATCTTCTCCATCATCGAGCCGAGCGTCTTGTACGCCGAGAGGTCCGGCCCGAGCGCGATGTCCGAGGTGTCGTGGGTGTGGGCGAAACCGCGGTACTGGTCGTCGGTACCCACCGATTCCTCGGCGATCGTCACGTCGACCTCGCCGGGATCAGCCATCTCCAGGGTGGCCTCGTAGAACTCCAGGGGGTACTGCTCGACGACGTCCATGTTGTGGGCCTCGTCGTCGATCTCCGCCGGGTCGATCCGCGAGGACATGACCAATGGAGCGTCCATCTGCCCCCCGCGCTTGTCGGGCAGGTACTCCTTCGAGAAGTTGAGCAGGCCGTCCATCAGCAGCATCACGCAGTCCTCGTCCCCGTCACACTGGCCGGTGAAGAGGTCGTTCGCGACCAGCGTGTGTGTGTCCGCGACCGTTACCGAGTACGTGTGATCGGTATCGGATTCCACGATCGAGACGTCGACGACCTCGTCGAGCCAGACCTCGCCGCCGTCGCCGAACAGCCGTTGTGGGCGGGCGTCGATCGACTCGACGACCTCCGAGAGCGTGGCCGATTTCCGGTCGAGGTCGAACCCGATCCGTTCGGCGAACCGGACGGCGTTTTCGGAGGTGATCTTCAGGACCCACGACTCGAACTCCGGGGTCCCGTCGTAGAACTCGGCGACGGGTCCGGTCTCGATCCGCCGGGTCTCAGTGTAGGTCTTGGACGTGATCCCGAACCGTTTCAATGCGGCGATCAGGTCCTCCTTGAGCTCGTCACTGATCGTGTGTGCCCGGATATCGAGGCGGTCGTTCGAGACGCTACCATCGCCGCTGAAGTACGCGGCGAGATACGCCGCAAGGACGCCATCGCTCCCGCCGAGAACGGGGTCGGGAACCCGTTTGTCCTCCGCGATCGATCCGGCATCGAGCACGTCGGCGAACAGCGCGGCGACCAGCCGGCTAGAGACGGTGACCTTCCACTCGTTCTCCTCGTAGGCCGTGGTCCCGAGGGCTTCCTCGAAGGTGTCGATGATCCGCCTTCGAACTGGATCATCGGGCGTACAGATCGTCGTCTGATAGAAACACCCGTCCTCGCGTCTGGTGAACCCCTCGGCCGCGTAGTAGCCGAGCAGCGTTCCCACCTCCTCGTCGATGCGGAGAATGCGGTCGACCGAAACGGAATCGCGCTTGACGCCGAGCTCGACGTCGTCGGGGAGGCGTTCGACGATCGTCTCCTCGTCGAAGAGGGCAAGGAGAACCGCCGCCGGAACGCTATCGCGGCTCACCCAGTTGTAGACGGTCGAGTCAGCGACGTCCAGGCGATCCGCGACGCGGTCGAGATAGGTGTCGCCGGAGGTGGCCTCGTCGAACAGCCCGCGGACCCGATCGGAGCCCAACCCTCGGATCACGAGGTCCTCGTTCGGGATCGCGTCGCCCGCGAGCAGTTCCGCGAGCAGGTCGATTTCGCTCTCCCGCCCCTCCATCGGAAGCCGTTTCGGGCTCGGAACCGTATCGCCGGGTTCGAGCTCGCTCGCCGCGATCCGTTCGACCTCTCCGTT from Halalkalicoccus tibetensis encodes the following:
- a CDS encoding ketopantoate reductase family protein, with the translated sequence MEVVVFGAGSLGSLLGGMLAREHRVTLVGRDPHVGAAREDGLRISGELPFRTTPHVTTDGTDLAADLACVAVKSYDTAEAARTLATGEFGAVLSLQNGLGNEERLAAELDAPVLAGTATYGARLEEPGRVECTGTGEVVLGDPDGGESARAERIGEAFEAVGIETTVAPDMPRRLWEKCAVNAAINPLTALARVENGAILKDSAWPIASEAARETARVARENGVDLTDETAVSSLRRVARATAPNTSSMARDVERGSRTEIDAINGYVAEHALEPAPTNALLAGVVKTWESSRGLR